A genomic window from Alkalihalobacillus sp. AL-G includes:
- a CDS encoding CamS family sex pheromone protein produces the protein MYKKLLAIVCSSLILLSGCLPLDNLKRNEVEKEDSSENKNEKAIPIPNVNSQEDYYKSLKNYEPGVARGEISYGVDNRIDVDEVVTGLMRLSKDTFSIDDYYFQEGQYIQKDTIRNWLGRSSEKDGESSSAFLQKGLNPAINEKAYKNADVDKRKEMLKNNPKMLSYIVEQNYLKDSGDNSVKLGGISIALSFNSTYYYTVTDKQGLLHRGEKNLDNSKVKEFAYKTGQEVVNRLRQHPELQDVPIVVGLFMEEEHGAVVPGNYFATSVVKAGQTSVDWEKVNEDYYFFPSDRAEEDHREDHAVFTQFQAEITEYFPNYIGVIGKALYRNDKIAKMTIEIPMQFKGKAEVISFTQYVNYLVKQYYPDETVEVNIKSSIDKIESLIISDPTKEDSMVHIY, from the coding sequence ATGTATAAAAAGCTATTAGCCATTGTTTGTTCATCGCTGATCCTGTTGTCTGGTTGTCTTCCGTTAGACAATCTGAAGCGGAACGAGGTTGAGAAGGAAGATAGTAGTGAAAATAAAAATGAAAAAGCAATACCAATTCCGAATGTCAATTCTCAAGAGGATTACTATAAATCATTAAAAAACTATGAACCAGGGGTTGCCCGTGGTGAAATTAGTTATGGAGTCGATAACCGGATCGATGTCGATGAAGTCGTAACCGGCCTGATGCGTTTATCAAAGGACACGTTTTCAATAGATGATTATTACTTCCAGGAAGGGCAATACATTCAAAAGGACACCATTCGCAACTGGCTTGGTCGATCTAGCGAAAAGGACGGAGAATCCAGTTCAGCGTTTCTGCAAAAAGGGCTGAACCCCGCCATAAATGAAAAAGCATATAAGAACGCTGATGTTGATAAAAGGAAAGAAATGCTGAAGAACAACCCGAAAATGCTCTCCTATATTGTCGAGCAGAACTACTTGAAGGATAGCGGAGACAACAGCGTAAAGCTCGGTGGAATCTCAATCGCTCTTTCGTTTAACTCAACGTATTATTACACGGTAACGGATAAGCAAGGGTTGCTTCATAGAGGAGAAAAGAACCTTGATAACAGCAAGGTGAAGGAATTTGCCTATAAGACCGGTCAGGAAGTTGTAAATCGGCTGCGGCAACACCCTGAGCTACAGGATGTACCGATTGTTGTTGGATTGTTCATGGAAGAGGAGCATGGTGCGGTCGTACCAGGGAACTACTTTGCCACGTCAGTCGTTAAAGCTGGGCAAACTTCCGTTGATTGGGAAAAGGTGAACGAAGACTATTACTTTTTCCCATCGGATCGGGCAGAGGAGGATCACAGAGAGGATCATGCTGTGTTCACCCAGTTCCAAGCGGAAATTACAGAGTACTTCCCGAACTACATCGGGGTCATCGGAAAAGCATTGTACCGAAACGATAAGATTGCGAAAATGACGATCGAAATTCCAATGCAATTCAAAGGAAAAGCAGAGGTCATCTCATTTACGCAATATGTAAACTACCTTGTGAAGCAATACTATCCAGACGAGACCGTCGAAGTAAACATCAAGTCCTCGATTGATAAAATTGAAAGTCTGATCATCTCAGACCCGACCAAGGAAGACTCGATGGTTCATATTTATTAA
- the pruA gene encoding L-glutamate gamma-semialdehyde dehydrogenase, producing the protein MVVPYKHEPFTDFSIKENREAFEEALKKVEKELGKDYDLIINGEYISTEEKIVSINPANKKEVIGRVSKANQELAEKAMQAADKAFDTWRKVDPVERANILFRAAAEIRRRKHEFSALMVKEAGKPWKEADADTAEAIDFLEYYGRQMIEIKEGKAIQSRPNEHNQYNYIPLGVGITISPWNFPFAIMAGTTVAPIVSGNTVILKPASATPVIAAWFADIMLQAGVPAGVMNFLPGSGSEVGDYLVDHPRTRFISFTGSRDIGTRIWERAAKIQDGQKWLKRVIVEMGGKDTVLVDKDADLDVAAQSIVFSAYGFAGQKCSAGSRAVVHQDVYDEVLEKAVKITTELNIGEPTDHNTYMGPVIDQGAYDKIMSYIEIGKEEGRLVAGGEGDDSKGYFIQPTMFADLDPKARLMQEEIFGPVVGFSKARDFDHMLEIANNTEYGLTGALLTNNRDHIARAKEDYQVGNLYFNRGCTGAIVGYHPFGGFNMSGTDSKAGGPDYLIQHMQPKTTSEEL; encoded by the coding sequence ATGGTAGTACCATACAAACACGAGCCATTTACTGATTTTTCCATTAAGGAAAATCGTGAAGCTTTTGAAGAAGCTTTGAAAAAAGTTGAGAAAGAATTAGGTAAAGACTATGACCTGATCATCAACGGTGAGTATATTTCCACCGAAGAGAAGATCGTCTCAATCAATCCAGCCAACAAAAAAGAGGTCATCGGTCGTGTTTCCAAAGCGAACCAAGAACTCGCTGAAAAGGCGATGCAAGCTGCGGACAAAGCATTTGACACCTGGCGCAAGGTTGATCCAGTAGAACGTGCCAATATTTTATTCCGTGCTGCTGCAGAAATTCGCCGCCGTAAGCATGAATTCTCGGCTTTAATGGTAAAAGAAGCCGGTAAGCCTTGGAAGGAAGCGGATGCTGATACAGCGGAAGCGATCGACTTCCTAGAGTATTATGGACGCCAAATGATTGAAATCAAAGAAGGCAAGGCAATCCAAAGCCGTCCGAACGAGCATAACCAATACAACTACATTCCACTTGGTGTAGGCATTACAATTTCACCATGGAACTTCCCGTTTGCGATCATGGCAGGAACAACAGTTGCGCCAATCGTTTCCGGAAATACAGTTATTTTAAAGCCAGCTAGTGCAACACCTGTTATTGCAGCATGGTTTGCAGACATCATGCTACAAGCTGGTGTCCCAGCAGGCGTAATGAACTTCTTACCAGGAAGCGGTTCAGAAGTCGGGGATTATCTTGTTGACCACCCACGTACTCGTTTCATCAGCTTCACAGGTTCACGTGATATTGGAACGCGCATTTGGGAACGCGCAGCCAAAATCCAAGACGGCCAGAAATGGTTGAAGCGTGTTATCGTTGAAATGGGCGGAAAAGATACAGTCCTCGTCGACAAAGATGCTGACTTGGATGTCGCTGCTCAATCCATCGTATTCTCTGCATACGGATTTGCTGGACAAAAATGTTCCGCAGGTTCCCGTGCAGTAGTCCATCAGGATGTTTATGATGAAGTTCTTGAAAAGGCTGTTAAAATCACAACAGAGCTGAACATTGGTGAGCCAACTGACCACAACACGTATATGGGTCCTGTTATCGATCAAGGTGCTTATGACAAGATCATGAGCTACATCGAAATCGGTAAAGAAGAAGGACGCTTGGTTGCAGGTGGTGAAGGAGACGATTCTAAAGGCTACTTCATCCAACCAACAATGTTTGCGGATCTTGATCCAAAAGCTCGCCTTATGCAGGAAGAAATCTTCGGTCCAGTTGTTGGGTTCAGTAAAGCTCGTGACTTCGATCACATGCTTGAAATTGCTAACAACACTGAATACGGTCTTACAGGAGCTCTTCTTACAAACAACCGTGACCATATTGCACGTGCGAAGGAAGACTACCAAGTTGGTAACCTTTACTTTAACCGCGGATGTACTGGTGCAATCGTTGGATACCACCCATTCGGAGGATTCAACATGTCCGGAACCGACTCAAAAGCAGGCGGACCAGATTACCTCATCCAGCACATGCAACCAAAAACAACATCAGAAGAACTATAA
- the putP gene encoding sodium/proline symporter PutP, with the protein MGIETPTLVTFIIYLVVMLGIGVVSYRLTNDLSDYVLGGRNLTPGVAALSAGASDMSGWLLLGLPGAIYASGMNGVWIGIGLSVGAYLNWQFIAKRLRKYTEVAKDSITIPDYFENRFRDNSKILRVISAIVILFFFTVYTASGLVGGAKLFQASFGMSYSWALWIGAGVIISYTFLGGFLAVSWTDFIQGILMFLALIVVPIVAMQKLGGWSSTVNQVGSMDASYVDIMSGLGILAIISSLAWGLGYFGQPHILVRFMGIRSSKDIPKARLIGMGWMVISLFGAIFTGFAAIAYFADNPLQGPEAETAFILFSQVLFDPWVAGILLAAILAAIMSTVDSQLLVSSSALAEDFYKAILRKTASDKELVWVGRFAVVLIALIAITIASDENSKVLTLVSYAWAGFGASFGPVIILSLFWKRITRNGALAGMIIGAVTVVAWSLLSTPPKGAEQSAAVIPFSLYEIVPGFILAFLAIIIVSLMGKEPSEEVQTEFDSVNGSEY; encoded by the coding sequence ATGGGCATTGAAACACCAACGTTAGTTACTTTTATAATTTACCTTGTCGTTATGCTTGGGATCGGTGTAGTATCCTATAGGCTTACGAATGATTTATCAGATTATGTATTAGGTGGAAGAAACCTGACTCCAGGAGTGGCTGCCTTAAGTGCAGGAGCTTCGGATATGAGTGGGTGGCTGTTACTCGGATTGCCAGGAGCGATCTATGCATCAGGTATGAACGGGGTTTGGATCGGAATCGGTCTTTCAGTCGGTGCATATCTTAACTGGCAATTCATTGCAAAGCGTTTGCGTAAATATACAGAAGTTGCAAAAGACTCGATCACGATTCCAGATTATTTTGAAAACCGTTTTCGTGATAACTCTAAAATCCTTCGAGTGATTTCTGCAATTGTTATTTTATTTTTCTTTACTGTGTATACAGCTTCCGGACTAGTTGGGGGAGCAAAGCTTTTCCAAGCATCATTCGGTATGTCTTATAGTTGGGCACTATGGATTGGTGCTGGAGTGATCATTTCTTATACGTTCCTTGGTGGTTTCCTCGCCGTAAGTTGGACGGACTTTATTCAAGGGATTTTAATGTTCTTAGCACTTATTGTTGTACCAATTGTAGCAATGCAAAAACTTGGTGGCTGGAGCTCAACGGTCAATCAAGTTGGAAGCATGGATGCATCCTATGTTGATATAATGAGTGGACTCGGCATATTGGCGATCATATCTTCACTTGCATGGGGTCTTGGTTATTTCGGACAACCACATATTCTTGTGCGCTTTATGGGAATTCGCTCATCAAAAGATATTCCAAAAGCACGCTTGATCGGAATGGGATGGATGGTCATATCATTATTTGGTGCCATCTTCACAGGATTCGCTGCAATAGCTTACTTTGCGGATAACCCACTTCAAGGGCCAGAAGCAGAGACAGCGTTCATCTTATTTTCTCAAGTATTGTTCGATCCTTGGGTAGCTGGAATTCTACTGGCGGCTATTCTAGCGGCAATCATGAGTACTGTTGACTCCCAATTGCTTGTATCATCCAGTGCATTAGCAGAGGATTTTTACAAAGCGATTTTACGAAAAACAGCAAGCGATAAAGAACTCGTATGGGTTGGACGTTTTGCAGTAGTATTAATCGCGTTGATTGCAATAACCATTGCGTCAGATGAAAATAGTAAAGTCCTAACATTAGTAAGTTACGCATGGGCAGGTTTCGGTGCATCATTCGGACCGGTTATCATTCTTTCACTATTCTGGAAACGAATCACTCGGAATGGTGCACTAGCCGGGATGATCATCGGTGCGGTTACAGTCGTTGCTTGGTCGTTGCTGTCAACTCCTCCAAAAGGGGCAGAACAATCAGCAGCAGTCATTCCATTCAGCCTTTATGAAATCGTTCCTGGATTTATTCTTGCGTTCCTTGCAATCATCATCGTTAGTTTGATGGGCAAAGAGCCTTCAGAGGAAGTCCAAACTGAATTCGATTCAGTAAACGGATCTGAATATTAA
- a CDS encoding DUF3231 family protein, whose translation MKGNKEFLSTGEVANLWTSYMNNSMGICMNQYALQVIEDSNIRDIYEFALKLSQKNIKQLTRIFNRIHFPIPYAFTNKDINLKAPRLFSDQFHLFYLHELSVHGLSGYSLALTTSVSPDVRQFNVDAMNSTSELYSKTLKLLQSKGLYDDFPKIPTPERPEIAEKQAYLAGWFGEHRPLNVIEITSIFSNLKKSIMAKALAIGFSQTAQSKEIRAFMMRVVKLAEKHIELFSSVLHDDFINSAVYWDTHVTSSRVAPFSDKLMMVHGGFIISAAMTYYGTGLATNMRRDLAVHYATSIARDSKLSEDGMNIMIKNGWHEQPPQAANREQLFRNIDGTQ comes from the coding sequence ATGAAAGGGAATAAAGAATTTTTGTCGACTGGAGAGGTTGCCAATTTGTGGACTTCCTATATGAACAATAGTATGGGGATATGTATGAACCAATATGCTCTTCAGGTTATTGAGGATTCTAATATTCGAGATATCTATGAGTTTGCATTAAAATTATCACAAAAAAACATAAAGCAACTAACACGGATATTTAATCGAATCCATTTTCCCATCCCTTACGCATTTACTAATAAAGATATCAATTTGAAGGCACCCCGTTTATTTTCAGATCAATTTCATCTTTTTTACCTTCACGAATTGTCAGTTCATGGTTTATCCGGTTATTCACTTGCATTAACAACGTCTGTATCCCCTGATGTTCGTCAATTTAACGTAGATGCTATGAATTCAACTTCAGAACTTTATAGCAAAACATTAAAACTCCTTCAATCGAAAGGTCTTTATGATGATTTTCCAAAAATCCCAACACCTGAAAGACCTGAAATTGCAGAGAAACAGGCATATCTGGCAGGCTGGTTTGGAGAACATCGACCATTAAATGTTATTGAGATTACAAGTATATTCTCTAACTTGAAAAAAAGCATAATGGCTAAAGCTTTAGCCATTGGATTTAGCCAAACAGCTCAATCAAAAGAAATTCGAGCGTTTATGATGAGAGTCGTCAAGTTGGCTGAGAAACATATTGAATTGTTTAGTTCTGTTCTACATGATGACTTTATCAATTCTGCCGTTTACTGGGACACTCATGTGACCAGTTCACGAGTTGCCCCGTTTTCAGACAAACTGATGATGGTTCATGGTGGATTTATCATTTCAGCTGCAATGACTTATTATGGAACAGGATTGGCTACCAACATGCGTCGTGATCTAGCAGTTCATTATGCTACTTCAATCGCACGAGATTCCAAATTATCTGAAGATGGAATGAACATCATGATCAAAAATGGCTGGCATGAACAACCTCCGCAAGCAGCAAATCGGGAACAATTGTTCAGAAATATAGATGGTACACAATGA
- the gatC gene encoding Asp-tRNA(Asn)/Glu-tRNA(Gln) amidotransferase subunit GatC: protein MSRITKEEVKHVAKLARLAVTEEEAEMFTKQLDDIIGYAEQLNELNTDDVEPTTHVLDLKNVLREDKVKDWLTRDEALKNTPDQQNGLIKVPAVLE from the coding sequence GTGTCCCGAATAACGAAAGAGGAAGTAAAGCACGTTGCAAAGCTAGCTCGTCTTGCCGTAACTGAAGAAGAGGCGGAAATGTTTACGAAGCAGCTTGACGATATTATCGGTTACGCCGAGCAATTGAATGAATTGAATACAGACGATGTCGAACCGACGACTCACGTATTGGATTTGAAAAATGTTTTGAGAGAAGACAAGGTGAAGGACTGGCTCACGCGTGATGAAGCGCTTAAAAACACACCAGATCAACAAAACGGACTAATTAAGGTTCCGGCTGTTTTAGAGTAG